From Cellulomonas dongxiuzhuiae, the proteins below share one genomic window:
- the gatA gene encoding Asp-tRNA(Asn)/Glu-tRNA(Gln) amidotransferase subunit GatA has protein sequence MTDLTRLTAAELADRLAAREVTSVEATQAHLDRIAAVEPAVHAFLHVAGEEALATAADVDARRAAGEDLHVLAGVPIAVKDVVVTRGLPTTAGSRILEGWVPPYDATLVQRLKAAGLPILGKTNMDEFAMGSSTEHSGYGNTHNPWDLDRIPGGSGGGSAAAVAAYEAPLAIGTDTGGSIRQPAAVTGTVGVKPTYGSVSRYGLIALASSLDQAGPCTRTVLDSALLHELVGGHDPLDSTSLPDPATGYVAAARAGAGADLRGTRVGVIRELQGEGYQPGVLARFEESLDALRGAGAEVVEVSCPSFAYALAAYYLILPAEASSNLAKFDGMRFGLRVEPSQGPVTAERVMAATRGQGFGDEVKRRIILGTYALSAGYYDAYYGSAQKVRTLIQRDFAAAFEAADVLVSPTAPTTAFKLGEKLDDPLAMYLNDVATIPANLAGVPGMSLPSGLSDDGLPVGFQILAPAREDARLYRVGAALEALLETSWEGPLLGRAPELTGGAA, from the coding sequence ATGACCGACCTGACCCGGCTGACCGCCGCCGAGCTCGCCGACCGGCTCGCCGCACGCGAGGTGACCAGCGTCGAGGCGACGCAGGCGCACCTCGACCGCATCGCGGCGGTCGAGCCCGCCGTCCACGCCTTCCTGCACGTCGCGGGCGAGGAGGCGCTGGCCACCGCGGCCGACGTCGACGCGCGCCGCGCCGCGGGCGAGGACCTGCACGTGCTGGCGGGCGTGCCGATCGCCGTCAAGGACGTCGTCGTGACGCGCGGCCTGCCCACGACCGCCGGCTCGCGCATCCTCGAGGGCTGGGTGCCGCCGTACGACGCGACGCTCGTCCAGCGACTCAAGGCCGCGGGCCTGCCGATCCTCGGCAAGACGAACATGGACGAGTTCGCGATGGGCTCGTCGACCGAGCACTCGGGCTACGGCAACACGCACAACCCGTGGGACCTCGACCGGATCCCCGGCGGGTCGGGCGGTGGGTCCGCCGCCGCGGTCGCCGCGTACGAGGCGCCGCTCGCGATCGGCACGGACACCGGCGGCTCGATCCGCCAGCCCGCGGCCGTCACGGGCACGGTCGGCGTCAAGCCGACCTACGGCAGCGTGTCGCGCTACGGCCTCATCGCGCTGGCCAGCAGCCTCGACCAGGCGGGCCCGTGCACGCGCACGGTGCTCGACTCGGCGCTGCTGCACGAGCTCGTCGGCGGGCACGACCCGCTCGACTCGACGTCGCTGCCGGACCCCGCGACGGGGTACGTCGCCGCCGCCCGCGCGGGCGCCGGTGCCGACCTGCGCGGCACGCGGGTCGGTGTCATCCGCGAGCTGCAGGGCGAGGGCTACCAGCCGGGCGTGCTCGCGCGGTTCGAGGAGTCGCTGGACGCGCTGCGGGGTGCGGGCGCCGAGGTCGTCGAGGTGTCCTGCCCGTCGTTCGCCTACGCCCTCGCGGCGTACTACCTGATCCTGCCGGCCGAGGCGTCGAGCAACCTCGCGAAGTTTGACGGCATGCGCTTTGGGCTGCGCGTCGAGCCGTCGCAGGGGCCGGTCACGGCCGAGCGCGTCATGGCGGCGACCCGCGGCCAGGGCTTCGGTGACGAGGTCAAGCGGCGCATCATCCTCGGCACGTACGCGCTGAGCGCCGGCTACTACGACGCCTACTACGGCTCGGCGCAGAAGGTCCGCACGCTCATCCAGCGCGACTTCGCGGCGGCGTTCGAGGCGGCCGACGTGCTGGTCTCCCCGACGGCGCCGACCACGGCGTTCAAGCTCGGCGAGAAGCTGGACGACCCGCTGGCGATGTACCTCAACGACGTCGCGACGATCCCGGCCAACCTCGCCGGGGTGCCGGGCATGTCGCTGCCGAGCGGCCTGTCCGACGACGGTCTTCCGGTGGGCTTCCAGATCCTCGCGCCGGCGCGCGAGGACGCCCGCCTGTACCGGGTGGGAGCGGCGCTCGAGGCGCTGCTCGAGACGAGCTGGGAGGGCCCGCTGCTGGGCCGCGCCCCCGAGCTGACCGGAGGGGCAGCCTGA
- a CDS encoding pilus assembly protein CpaE: protein MLSTDNAVALEAAGLQWHPRAGDRFVIRSADMAGEVFTISEMVVEAHEYETGTVLGFNGTTEWALDSLRQEDALWMPREDQMRELLGGTFRSLARSTDGRYQVLVEVAGRPERVFTADDAADAYAEALLALVSAATSQVG, encoded by the coding sequence ATGCTCTCGACGGACAACGCGGTGGCCCTGGAGGCCGCCGGGCTGCAGTGGCACCCACGGGCCGGCGACCGGTTCGTGATCCGCAGCGCCGACATGGCGGGCGAGGTCTTCACGATCTCCGAGATGGTCGTCGAGGCGCACGAGTACGAGACCGGCACGGTCCTGGGGTTCAACGGGACGACCGAGTGGGCCCTGGACTCGCTGCGCCAGGAGGACGCGCTGTGGATGCCGCGCGAGGACCAGATGCGTGAGCTGCTCGGCGGGACGTTCCGCAGCCTCGCCCGGTCCACCGACGGGCGCTACCAGGTGCTCGTGGAGGTCGCCGGCCGGCCCGAGCGCGTCTTCACGGCCGACGACGCGGCCGACGCCTACGCCGAGGCGCTGCTCGCCCTCGTCAGCGCGGCGACGTCGCAGGTCGGCTGA
- the ligA gene encoding NAD-dependent DNA ligase LigA: MNDATPVTDEQDVPAEARHRWTQLAEQVRADQFAYYVRDAPSSSDAEYDERMRELERLEDAHPGLRTPDSPTQRVGGTFSTEFTAVDHVQRMLSLDNAFSRDDLVAWADRVHRDLESAAPVEYLCELKIDGLAIALLYENGRLVRAATRGDGRTGEDVTLNVRTISTIPDVLGGDPATHPDLIEIRGEVFLPVEAFRELNEAQVAAGKAPFANPRNAAAGSLRQKDPRVTASRPLRMYAHGIGALTWGEGRGTGIERQSQVYDLLAGWGVPTSTHTRVVAGLDEVWERVTYFGEHRHAVEHEIDGIVVKVDDIALQRRLGATSRAPRWAIAYKYPPEEVNTRLLSIELGIGRTGRATPFAVMAPVLVAGSTVRQATLHNQDVVRVKGVRIGDMVVLRKAGDVIPEIVGPAPQAPDDDVPRVEWHMPADCPECGTPLRPMREGDVDLRCPNAQGCPAQVRGRLEHIGSRGAFDIEVLGEVTAAALTQPEVPATPPVPNEAYLFDLVGYPADASSDEVERVRTASLARLAQVEVVVRDAETGLPKEDADGTVRRRTPFRRTLKHTRAQRAAAEADGRTLPDWEPSEAARTLLDQLDLAKTKELWRAIVALSIRNVGPTAARALAQEFGSMAALRAVADPTVQDDGAFDPAAAVARLAGVEGVGPTIAQSLLDWFAEPWHREIVDRWADAGVRMADAADESTPRTLEGVTVVVTGSLERFSRDGAKEAILARGGKASGSVSKKTDFVVVGENAGSKEAKARELGLRILDEAGFETLLAEGPAGVPAATDTSPGDDTTGDTADEEATAPGEDR, from the coding sequence GTGAACGACGCGACCCCCGTGACCGACGAGCAGGACGTGCCGGCCGAGGCCCGGCACCGCTGGACGCAGCTGGCCGAGCAGGTCCGCGCCGACCAGTTCGCCTACTACGTCCGCGACGCCCCGAGCTCGTCCGACGCCGAGTACGACGAGCGGATGCGCGAGCTCGAGCGGCTGGAGGACGCGCACCCGGGCCTGCGCACGCCGGACTCGCCCACGCAGCGCGTCGGCGGCACGTTCTCCACCGAGTTCACGGCGGTCGACCACGTCCAGCGCATGCTGTCGCTCGACAACGCGTTCTCGCGCGACGACCTGGTCGCGTGGGCGGACCGCGTGCACCGCGACCTGGAGAGCGCCGCGCCGGTCGAGTACCTGTGCGAGCTGAAGATCGACGGTCTCGCGATCGCGCTGCTGTACGAGAACGGGCGGCTGGTCCGCGCGGCCACGCGGGGCGACGGGCGCACGGGCGAGGACGTGACCCTCAACGTCCGCACGATCTCGACGATCCCCGACGTGCTCGGCGGCGACCCCGCGACGCACCCCGACCTCATCGAGATCCGCGGCGAGGTGTTCCTGCCCGTCGAGGCCTTCCGCGAGCTCAACGAGGCGCAGGTGGCCGCGGGGAAGGCCCCGTTCGCGAACCCGCGCAACGCGGCCGCGGGCTCGCTGCGGCAGAAGGACCCGCGCGTCACGGCGTCGCGGCCGCTGCGCATGTACGCGCACGGCATCGGCGCGCTGACCTGGGGCGAGGGGCGCGGCACGGGCATCGAGCGCCAGTCGCAGGTGTACGACCTGCTGGCGGGCTGGGGCGTGCCGACGTCCACGCACACGCGCGTGGTCGCCGGGCTCGACGAGGTCTGGGAGCGCGTCACGTACTTCGGTGAGCACCGGCACGCCGTCGAGCACGAGATCGACGGCATCGTCGTCAAGGTCGACGACATCGCGCTGCAGCGCCGGCTGGGCGCGACGAGCCGCGCACCGCGCTGGGCCATCGCGTACAAGTACCCGCCGGAGGAGGTGAACACGCGGCTGCTGTCGATCGAGCTCGGCATCGGCCGGACCGGTCGCGCGACGCCGTTCGCCGTCATGGCCCCCGTGCTCGTCGCCGGCAGCACCGTGCGGCAGGCGACCCTGCACAACCAGGACGTCGTCCGGGTCAAGGGCGTGCGCATCGGCGACATGGTGGTGCTGCGCAAGGCGGGCGACGTGATCCCGGAGATCGTGGGGCCCGCGCCGCAGGCGCCGGACGACGACGTGCCCCGCGTCGAGTGGCACATGCCCGCCGACTGCCCGGAGTGCGGGACGCCCCTGCGCCCGATGCGCGAGGGCGACGTGGACCTGCGGTGCCCGAACGCCCAGGGGTGCCCGGCGCAGGTGCGCGGCAGGCTCGAGCACATCGGGTCGCGCGGGGCGTTCGACATCGAGGTGCTCGGCGAGGTCACCGCCGCCGCGCTCACGCAGCCCGAGGTCCCCGCCACGCCGCCGGTCCCGAACGAGGCCTACCTGTTCGACCTCGTGGGCTACCCCGCGGACGCGTCGTCCGACGAGGTCGAGCGCGTGCGGACCGCGAGCCTCGCACGGCTCGCCCAGGTCGAGGTGGTGGTCCGCGACGCCGAGACCGGCCTGCCCAAGGAGGACGCGGACGGCACCGTGCGCCGTCGCACGCCGTTCCGCCGCACGCTCAAGCACACCCGCGCGCAGCGCGCCGCCGCCGAGGCGGACGGCCGGACGCTGCCGGACTGGGAGCCGTCGGAGGCGGCGCGCACGCTGCTCGACCAGCTGGACCTGGCGAAGACCAAGGAGCTGTGGCGCGCGATCGTCGCCCTGAGCATCCGCAACGTGGGGCCCACGGCCGCCCGGGCGCTCGCGCAGGAGTTCGGGTCCATGGCGGCGCTGCGCGCCGTCGCCGACCCCACGGTCCAGGACGACGGTGCGTTCGACCCCGCGGCCGCGGTGGCACGCCTCGCCGGCGTCGAGGGCGTGGGACCGACCATCGCCCAGTCGCTGCTGGACTGGTTCGCCGAGCCGTGGCACCGCGAGATCGTCGACCGGTGGGCCGACGCGGGCGTGCGGATGGCGGACGCCGCCGACGAGTCGACGCCCCGCACCCTCGAGGGGGTGACGGTCGTCGTCACGGGGAGCCTCGAGCGCTTCAGCCGGGACGGCGCGAAGGAGGCGATCCTCGCGCGGGGCGGCAAGGCGTCGGGCTCGGTGTCGAAGAAGACCGACTTCGTGGTCGTCGGCGAGAACGCCGGGTCCAAGGAGGCCAAGGCACGCGAGCTCGGGCTCCGCATCCTCGACGAGGCGGGGTTCGAGACGCTGCTGGCCGAGGGTCCCGCCGGCGTCCCGGCGGCTACGGACACGTCCCCCGGGGACGACACGACCGGCGACACCGCCGACGAGGAGGCGACCGCCCCCGGGGAGGACCGGTGA
- the gatB gene encoding Asp-tRNA(Asn)/Glu-tRNA(Gln) amidotransferase subunit GatB, producing MSTTTDVDLVDYDDAVARFDPVIGIEVHVELGTRTKMFDGAEQFFGEEPNTQITPTSLGLPGALPAVNGTAVEYAIRIGLALNCSIAQSCRFARKNYFYPDVPKNFQTSQYDEPIAYEGFVDVELEDGTVFRVEVERAHMEEDAGKNTHVGGATGRIHGAEYSMVDYNRAGVPLVEIVTKPITGAGERAPEVARAYVQTLRDMFRALGVSEARMERGNVRADVNVSLRPTPTSPLGTRTETKNVNSFRSVERSVRYEISRQAAILDAGGTIVQETRHWHEDTGITTAGRVKSDAEDYRYFPEPDLVPIVPDRAWIEEIRGALPELPAARRRRLQGEWGYADAEMRDVVNAGAIELIEATVEAGASPAAARKWWMGELARTAKQQEVELADLPITPAQIGALQQLVDAGRINDKLARQVLEGVLAGEGDPEQVVVARGLEVVSDDGPLLEAIDAALAAQPDIAEKIRGGNLGPVGAIIGSVMKATRGQADAGRVRELVLERLQG from the coding sequence ATGAGCACGACGACCGACGTCGACCTGGTCGACTACGACGACGCGGTGGCCCGGTTCGACCCGGTCATCGGCATCGAGGTGCACGTCGAGCTGGGCACGCGGACCAAGATGTTCGACGGTGCGGAGCAGTTCTTCGGCGAGGAGCCGAACACGCAGATCACGCCGACGAGCCTGGGCCTGCCCGGCGCGCTGCCCGCGGTCAACGGCACCGCCGTCGAGTACGCCATCCGCATCGGGCTCGCGCTGAACTGCTCGATCGCGCAGTCCTGCCGGTTCGCGCGCAAGAACTACTTCTACCCGGACGTGCCGAAGAACTTCCAGACGTCGCAGTACGACGAGCCCATCGCGTACGAGGGCTTCGTCGACGTCGAGCTCGAGGACGGCACGGTGTTCCGCGTCGAGGTCGAGCGCGCGCACATGGAGGAGGACGCCGGCAAGAACACGCACGTCGGCGGCGCCACCGGGCGCATCCACGGCGCCGAGTACTCGATGGTGGACTACAACCGCGCGGGCGTGCCGCTCGTGGAGATCGTCACCAAGCCGATCACGGGCGCCGGTGAGCGGGCGCCCGAGGTGGCGCGTGCGTACGTCCAGACGCTGCGGGACATGTTCCGTGCGCTGGGCGTCTCCGAGGCCCGCATGGAGCGCGGCAACGTGCGCGCCGACGTCAACGTGTCGCTGCGCCCGACGCCGACGTCACCGCTGGGCACCCGCACCGAGACCAAGAACGTCAACTCGTTCCGGTCGGTCGAGCGGTCCGTGCGCTACGAGATCAGCCGCCAGGCGGCCATCCTCGACGCGGGCGGCACGATCGTGCAGGAGACGCGGCACTGGCACGAGGACACCGGCATCACGACCGCCGGACGCGTGAAGTCCGACGCCGAGGACTACCGGTACTTCCCGGAGCCGGACCTCGTCCCGATCGTGCCGGACCGCGCCTGGATCGAGGAGATCCGCGGCGCGCTGCCCGAGCTCCCCGCAGCGCGCCGCCGCCGCCTGCAGGGCGAGTGGGGCTACGCCGATGCCGAGATGCGCGACGTCGTCAACGCCGGTGCGATCGAGCTCATCGAGGCCACGGTCGAGGCGGGCGCGAGCCCGGCCGCCGCCCGCAAGTGGTGGATGGGCGAGCTCGCCCGGACCGCCAAGCAGCAGGAGGTCGAGCTCGCGGACCTGCCGATCACGCCCGCGCAGATCGGCGCGCTGCAGCAGCTCGTCGACGCCGGGCGCATCAACGACAAGCTCGCGCGGCAGGTGCTCGAGGGCGTCCTGGCCGGCGAGGGCGACCCCGAGCAGGTCGTCGTCGCCCGCGGGCTCGAGGTCGTGTCCGACGACGGCCCGCTGCTCGAGGCCATCGACGCCGCGCTCGCGGCCCAGCCCGACATCGCGGAGAAGATCCGCGGGGGCAACCTGGGACCCGTGGGCGCGATCATCGGCTCGGTCATGAAGGCGACGCGCGGGCAGGCGGACGCCGGGCGCGTGCGCGAGCTGGTGCTGGAGCGCCTGCAGGGCTGA
- a CDS encoding GNAT family N-acetyltransferase — protein MQKPSLQGEMIVLRPIRPDDADAMWDMLADPEGNRLTGTTRVFTQDEVRAWCASREEAQGRYDFAVTTSADDEYHGEIVLNDVDEDVQCAGLRLAMRPAYRGRGYGTEAIELVLGFAFDGLGLHRVELEALSINTRAISLYENIGFRREGRRRDAYRDGAGWCDAVVMSMLEDEYRAGRTGG, from the coding sequence ATGCAGAAGCCGAGCCTGCAGGGCGAGATGATCGTCCTGCGACCGATCCGGCCCGACGACGCCGACGCGATGTGGGACATGCTCGCGGACCCCGAGGGCAACCGTCTGACGGGGACGACGCGCGTGTTCACCCAGGACGAGGTCCGCGCGTGGTGCGCGAGCCGCGAGGAGGCGCAGGGGCGCTACGACTTCGCGGTCACCACCAGCGCCGACGACGAGTACCACGGTGAGATCGTCCTCAACGACGTCGACGAGGACGTCCAGTGCGCCGGGCTCCGGCTGGCCATGCGTCCCGCCTACCGGGGCCGCGGCTACGGCACCGAGGCGATCGAGCTGGTGCTCGGGTTCGCGTTCGACGGGCTGGGGCTGCACCGCGTCGAGCTCGAGGCGCTGAGCATCAACACGCGCGCGATCTCCCTGTACGAGAACATCGGGTTCCGCCGCGAGGGCCGCCGCCGGGACGCCTACCGCGACGGTGCGGGCTGGTGCGACGCCGTCGTGATGTCGATGCTCGAGGACGAGTACCGCGCCGGCCGCACGGGCGGCTGA
- a CDS encoding 2-hydroxyacid dehydrogenase, whose amino-acid sequence MLTATVPDDDLLHRLDDLAAAHPDDLRLVRWDLSEPLDAATAREVDLVVVPHYFVRPGGFDVLRDLPRLRYVQLPSAGYEHARPHLPPGLVLCNGRGVHDAGTAELAVGLTLAVQRGLPRAVRAMGEGRWDNPFGPSLADRRVLVVGQGSVGQAIVARFGPFEVDLVRVARTARDDVHGHVHGVDELPDLLPGADVVVLAVPLDRTSYHLLDARMLARMKDGALLVNVARGKVVDGDALLAELTAGRLRAALDVTDPEPLPSDHPLWHAPNVLVTAHQGGNTDATAPRVAALVRRQLTALLAGEPPVNEVART is encoded by the coding sequence GTGCTGACCGCCACCGTCCCTGACGACGACCTGCTGCACCGTCTGGACGACCTCGCCGCCGCGCACCCCGACGACCTGCGGCTGGTCCGCTGGGACCTGAGCGAGCCGCTCGACGCCGCCACGGCGCGCGAGGTCGACCTCGTCGTGGTCCCGCACTACTTCGTGCGGCCGGGCGGGTTCGACGTGCTCCGCGACCTGCCGCGGCTGCGCTACGTGCAGCTGCCGAGCGCGGGCTACGAGCACGCGCGCCCGCACCTGCCGCCGGGCCTGGTGCTGTGCAACGGGCGGGGCGTGCACGACGCAGGGACCGCGGAGCTGGCCGTCGGGCTGACGCTCGCGGTGCAGCGCGGCCTGCCCCGCGCGGTGCGCGCCATGGGGGAGGGGCGCTGGGACAACCCGTTCGGGCCGTCGCTGGCGGACCGGCGCGTGCTGGTCGTCGGGCAGGGGTCCGTCGGGCAGGCGATCGTGGCGCGGTTCGGGCCGTTCGAGGTCGACCTCGTCCGCGTCGCCCGCACGGCCCGCGACGACGTCCACGGCCACGTGCACGGTGTCGACGAGCTGCCGGACCTGCTCCCCGGCGCCGACGTGGTGGTGCTGGCGGTCCCGCTGGACCGCACGTCGTACCACCTGCTCGACGCCCGGATGCTCGCCCGGATGAAGGACGGTGCGCTGCTCGTCAACGTCGCGCGCGGCAAGGTCGTGGACGGCGACGCGCTGCTGGCCGAGCTCACGGCGGGGCGGCTGCGCGCAGCGCTGGACGTCACGGACCCCGAGCCCCTGCCGTCGGACCACCCGCTGTGGCACGCACCGAACGTGCTGGTCACCGCCCACCAGGGCGGCAACACGGACGCCACGGCCCCCCGGGTGGCCGCGCTCGTGCG
- a CDS encoding GNAT family N-acetyltransferase produces the protein MRVHTWRAPEPPAVLTEAASWPPPRVVDLDGWRVGLSAGVTRRAGSTLALRDVEDLPGAVDRVERLYRDDAAPAVFRVGDPGNPAGLAAELDARGYAVAAVTDVLVRDLPVADADAAGDRLRVRVTDAPDEAWLDLWLDGKGGAREPSRTIVTGVPALYLTATDDDGADVAVIRAALVEDWVALSCLQVVPAARRRGLGRGLTLRALAAAAQRGAQRAFLQVEADNVAALRLYGALGFRPAHRYAYRVQPGDRTGTGC, from the coding sequence ATGCGCGTGCACACGTGGCGGGCGCCGGAGCCCCCTGCCGTGCTGACCGAGGCCGCGTCGTGGCCGCCGCCGCGTGTCGTCGACCTCGACGGCTGGCGGGTCGGGCTGTCGGCAGGCGTCACACGGCGCGCCGGCTCGACGCTCGCGCTGCGGGACGTCGAGGACCTGCCGGGCGCGGTCGACCGCGTCGAGCGCCTCTACCGCGACGACGCGGCGCCCGCCGTGTTCCGCGTCGGCGACCCCGGCAACCCCGCAGGGCTCGCGGCCGAGCTCGACGCGCGCGGGTACGCGGTCGCCGCCGTCACGGACGTCCTGGTGCGGGACCTGCCGGTCGCGGACGCGGACGCTGCGGGTGACCGCCTGCGGGTCCGTGTCACCGACGCCCCGGACGAGGCGTGGCTCGACCTGTGGCTCGACGGCAAGGGCGGTGCGCGCGAGCCGTCCCGCACGATCGTCACGGGCGTGCCTGCCCTGTACCTGACCGCCACCGACGACGACGGCGCGGACGTCGCCGTCATCCGGGCCGCGCTCGTCGAGGACTGGGTCGCGCTGTCGTGCCTGCAGGTCGTGCCGGCGGCGCGCCGGCGCGGGCTGGGACGCGGGCTGACGCTGCGGGCGCTCGCCGCGGCGGCGCAGCGCGGTGCCCAGCGCGCGTTCCTCCAGGTCGAGGCGGACAACGTCGCGGCCCTCCGGCTGTACGGCGCCCTGGGGTTCCGTCCGGCGCACCGCTACGCCTACCGCGTGCAGCCCGGCGACCGCACGGGCACCGGTTGCTGA
- the gatC gene encoding Asp-tRNA(Asn)/Glu-tRNA(Gln) amidotransferase subunit GatC, with protein MSTLSRDEVARVAVLARIDLTPAELDRLAGELDVIVESVARVSEVATPDVPATSHPLPLSNVFRADEPVQPLDRDEVLAQAPAARDGKFLVPQILGEE; from the coding sequence ATGTCCACCCTCTCCCGCGACGAGGTCGCGCGCGTCGCCGTGCTCGCCCGGATCGACCTGACGCCGGCCGAGCTCGACCGGCTGGCGGGCGAGCTCGACGTCATCGTCGAGTCCGTCGCCCGCGTGTCCGAGGTCGCCACCCCGGACGTCCCCGCGACGAGCCACCCCCTGCCGCTGTCCAACGTGTTCCGTGCCGACGAGCCGGTCCAGCCGCTCGACCGCGACGAGGTGCTCGCCCAGGCCCCCGCGGCCCGCGACGGCAAGTTCCTCGTCCCGCAGATCCTCGGGGAGGAGTGA